The following are encoded together in the Synchiropus splendidus isolate RoL2022-P1 chromosome 7, RoL_Sspl_1.0, whole genome shotgun sequence genome:
- the rfk gene encoding riboflavin kinase — translation MKSLPYFCRGEVIRGFGRGSKELGIPTANFPDSVVDHLPGDISTGIYYGWACVGNGDVYKMVMSIGWNPYYKNTKKSMETHVIHTFKEDFYGEILSVVMVGYIRPERSFDSLEALIAAINSDIEEAKVKLEQPEHLKLRSDNFFTSASSAGSDLNGTAESTSHTILNGH, via the exons ATGAAGAGTCTTCCGTACTTCTGTCGCGGAGAGGTCATCCGAGGGTTCGGGAGAGGAAGCAAAGAGCTGGGAATACCAACAG CCAACTTCCCTGACTCAGTGGTGGACCACCTCCCCGGCGATATCAGCACCGGGATCTACTACGGCTGGGCCTGTGTGGGGAATGGCGACGTCTACAAAATGGTGATGAGCATCGGCTGGAACCCTTACTACAAGAACACCAAGAAGTCCATG gagACTCATGTGATTCACACATTCAAGGAGGACTTTTACGGCGAGATCCTCAGCGTGGTGATGGTGGGCTACATCCGTCCAGAGAGGAGCTTCGACTCGCTTG AAGCCTTGATCGCTGCCATCAACAGCGACATCGAGGAGGCCAAGGTCAAGCTGGAGCAGCCCGAGCACCTCAAACTGAGATCCGACAACTTCTTCACCAGTGCCTCCAGCGCCGGCTCAGATCTCAACGGCACCGCCGAGTCCACGTCACACACCATCCTGAACGGCCACTGA
- the gcnt3 gene encoding beta-1,3-galactosyl-O-glycosyl-glycoprotein beta-1,6-N-acetylglucosaminyltransferase isoform X1 — MKRLLSPRYQAPLLKLCLVLGAMWLLLSLLNAGKNLIFLRSYSTLNYTDECLEKDCSCSAILEGDMEAVAQAKLLTIVTEFRKKIHIPDEYYIKATNDCMKFKLKRKYFTFPLSKEEQDFPIAYSIVVHHKMQNFERLLRAIYAPQNFYCIHVDQKSPPSFWAAVSAVASCFPNVFLASRSESVVYASWSRVQADINCMEDLYRASSKWKYFINLCGQDFPLKTNLEMVRVLRTLNGNNNLESERMPPNKLWRVNKVHRVVDGRIQPTTLAKGLPPFNVTIFSGNAYIVASRGFVRSVLEDERVMAVMEWAKDTFSPDEILWASIQRMAGVPGSKWPHVKYDMSDLNAVARLVKWRSLEGPQGSSASVYPICRGTHVRDICVYGAGDLQWLIQQHHFFGNKFDIDIDAVSIYCLEKYLRNKALAESL, encoded by the exons ATGAAGCGATTGCTGTCGCCCAGATATCAAGCGCCGCTGCTGAAGCTCTGCCTGGTCCTGGGTGCCATGtggctgctgctctctctcttaAACGCAGGGAAGAACCTGATTTTCCTGCGATCCTACAGCACTTTGAACTACACGGACGAATGTCTGGAGAAGGACTGCAGCTGTTCTGCCATCCTTGAAGGTGATATGGAGGCGGTGGCACAGGCCAAACTACTCACCATCGTCACTGAGTTCCGCAAGAAAATCCACATCCCAGACGAGTATTACATCAAGGCGACCAACGACTGCAT GAAATTTAAGTTGAAGAGAAAATACTTTACGTTCCCTCTGAGTAAGGAGGAGCAGGACTTTCCCATCGCTTACTCCATTGTTGTTCATCATAAA ATGCAGAATTTTGAGCGACTGCTCCGTGCGATCTACGCGCCACAGAACTTTTACTGCATTCACGTTGACCAAAAATCCCCTCCCTCCTTCTGGGCTGCGGTGAGCGCAGTTGCGTCTTGTTTTCCGAACGTCTTCCTGGCGAGCCGGTCAGAGAGTGTGGTCTACGCCTCGTGGTCACGCGTGCAGGCGGACATTAACTGCATGGAGGATCTCTATCGCGCCAGCTCcaaatggaaatatttcatcAACCTTTGCGGCCAGGACTTTCCTCTGAAGACCAACTTGGAGATGGTGAGAGTGTTGCGTACTCTGAACGGAAACAACAACTTGGAGTCAGAGAGGATGCCGCCGAATAAGCTGTGGAGGGTGAACAAAGTCCACAGGGTGGTGGATGGTAGAATACAG CCGACTACCTTGGCAAAAGGGCTGCCACCTTTCAACGTGACAATCTTTTCCGGCAACGCATACATCGTGGCCTCTCGAGGATTCGTCCGCAGCGTGTTGGAGGACGAGCGTGTCATGGCCGTGATGGAGTGGGCCAAAGACACCTTCAGTCCCGATGAGATTCTGTGGGCCTCAATACAACGAATGGCGGGTGTGCCTGGCTCAAAGTGGCCTCATGTCAAATACGACATGTCAGATCTCAACGCGGTTGCTCGACTGGTGAAGTGGCGCTCACTAGAGGGGCCACAAGGCTCCAGTGCGTCGGTGTACCCCATTTGTCGTGGCACCCATGTCAGAGACATCTGTGTGTACGGTGCTGGAGACCTGCAGTGGCTGATACAGCAGCATCACTTTTTCGGCAACAAGTTTGACATTGATATCGATGCTGTTTCTATCTACTGCTTGGAAAAGTACCTGAGAAATAAGGCCCTGGCTGAGTCTTTGTAG
- the gcnt3 gene encoding beta-1,3-galactosyl-O-glycosyl-glycoprotein beta-1,6-N-acetylglucosaminyltransferase isoform X2 produces MQHEMNRTLNYTDECLEKDCSCSAILEGDMEAVAQAKLLTIVTEFRKKIHIPDEYYIKATNDCMKFKLKRKYFTFPLSKEEQDFPIAYSIVVHHKMQNFERLLRAIYAPQNFYCIHVDQKSPPSFWAAVSAVASCFPNVFLASRSESVVYASWSRVQADINCMEDLYRASSKWKYFINLCGQDFPLKTNLEMVRVLRTLNGNNNLESERMPPNKLWRVNKVHRVVDGRIQPTTLAKGLPPFNVTIFSGNAYIVASRGFVRSVLEDERVMAVMEWAKDTFSPDEILWASIQRMAGVPGSKWPHVKYDMSDLNAVARLVKWRSLEGPQGSSASVYPICRGTHVRDICVYGAGDLQWLIQQHHFFGNKFDIDIDAVSIYCLEKYLRNKALAESL; encoded by the exons ATGCAGCATGAGATGAATCG CACTTTGAACTACACGGACGAATGTCTGGAGAAGGACTGCAGCTGTTCTGCCATCCTTGAAGGTGATATGGAGGCGGTGGCACAGGCCAAACTACTCACCATCGTCACTGAGTTCCGCAAGAAAATCCACATCCCAGACGAGTATTACATCAAGGCGACCAACGACTGCAT GAAATTTAAGTTGAAGAGAAAATACTTTACGTTCCCTCTGAGTAAGGAGGAGCAGGACTTTCCCATCGCTTACTCCATTGTTGTTCATCATAAA ATGCAGAATTTTGAGCGACTGCTCCGTGCGATCTACGCGCCACAGAACTTTTACTGCATTCACGTTGACCAAAAATCCCCTCCCTCCTTCTGGGCTGCGGTGAGCGCAGTTGCGTCTTGTTTTCCGAACGTCTTCCTGGCGAGCCGGTCAGAGAGTGTGGTCTACGCCTCGTGGTCACGCGTGCAGGCGGACATTAACTGCATGGAGGATCTCTATCGCGCCAGCTCcaaatggaaatatttcatcAACCTTTGCGGCCAGGACTTTCCTCTGAAGACCAACTTGGAGATGGTGAGAGTGTTGCGTACTCTGAACGGAAACAACAACTTGGAGTCAGAGAGGATGCCGCCGAATAAGCTGTGGAGGGTGAACAAAGTCCACAGGGTGGTGGATGGTAGAATACAG CCGACTACCTTGGCAAAAGGGCTGCCACCTTTCAACGTGACAATCTTTTCCGGCAACGCATACATCGTGGCCTCTCGAGGATTCGTCCGCAGCGTGTTGGAGGACGAGCGTGTCATGGCCGTGATGGAGTGGGCCAAAGACACCTTCAGTCCCGATGAGATTCTGTGGGCCTCAATACAACGAATGGCGGGTGTGCCTGGCTCAAAGTGGCCTCATGTCAAATACGACATGTCAGATCTCAACGCGGTTGCTCGACTGGTGAAGTGGCGCTCACTAGAGGGGCCACAAGGCTCCAGTGCGTCGGTGTACCCCATTTGTCGTGGCACCCATGTCAGAGACATCTGTGTGTACGGTGCTGGAGACCTGCAGTGGCTGATACAGCAGCATCACTTTTTCGGCAACAAGTTTGACATTGATATCGATGCTGTTTCTATCTACTGCTTGGAAAAGTACCTGAGAAATAAGGCCCTGGCTGAGTCTTTGTAG